The following are encoded together in the Gammaproteobacteria bacterium genome:
- a CDS encoding SDR family oxidoreductase — protein MKTVLIVGCGDIGERIAGLYRQKNVSVVGLVRSAESVHRLQQAGITPLQADLGQRSGLATQPALPTAEATVFYLAPPPNEGDTDPLLRQFLAGIAANALPEKLVLLSTTAVYGDCQGDWINESHPVNPQTARGRRRLDAEQLAGEWSQQTGVPVVILRVGGIYGPGRLPIERIRQGLPILNEAESPYTNRIHQDDLARICVAAAERGTAGEVYNVADGQPGTMSAYFKAIARAHGLPLPPEVSLAEAEKVMSAGMLSYLQESRRLDNHKLLAELGVELRYPNLTAGLAECSDVVVHT, from the coding sequence ATGAAAACTGTGCTTATTGTGGGCTGTGGCGATATCGGCGAGCGTATCGCCGGATTATACCGGCAGAAAAACGTATCGGTGGTGGGACTGGTGCGCAGCGCGGAGAGCGTGCACCGATTGCAGCAGGCGGGGATCACACCGCTACAGGCCGATCTCGGCCAACGGTCCGGTCTGGCTACACAACCGGCGTTACCCACGGCGGAGGCCACGGTGTTTTATCTGGCCCCACCGCCGAATGAGGGGGATACCGATCCGCTGTTGCGCCAGTTTCTGGCGGGTATTGCAGCGAATGCCCTGCCGGAAAAACTGGTGCTGCTCAGTACCACCGCCGTATATGGCGACTGCCAGGGTGATTGGATCAACGAGTCGCATCCGGTCAACCCGCAAACCGCACGGGGCCGGCGCCGGCTGGATGCGGAACAGCTTGCGGGTGAATGGTCACAACAGACCGGGGTGCCGGTGGTCATCCTGCGGGTCGGCGGCATCTACGGCCCCGGCCGCCTGCCCATCGAGCGTATCAGACAGGGCCTGCCTATTCTGAACGAGGCGGAGTCTCCCTATACCAATCGCATCCATCAGGATGACCTGGCCCGGATCTGCGTGGCGGCCGCCGAGCGCGGTACTGCGGGTGAGGTATACAACGTCGCCGATGGTCAACCCGGCACCATGTCGGCCTATTTCAAGGCGATCGCCCGGGCCCATGGTCTGCCGCTGCCGCCGGAGGTAAGTTTGGCCGAGGCGGAAAAGGTGATGAGTGCGGGGATGTTGTCCTATCTGCAGGAATCACGCCGGCTGGATAACCATAAGTTGCTGGCTGAGTTGGGAGTGGAGTTGCGCTATCCGAACCTGACAGCGGGCCTGGCTGAATGTTCTGATGTAGTGGTGCACACTTAA
- a CDS encoding heme biosynthesis HemY N-terminal domain-containing protein — MKILLISLVTLLIAVVVALIAMEDPGYMLIAVGGWTVETTVALSAVIIVLVFVTLYYSIRATRRVLSVPEGVRQWRKQRREQQALKSLTRGLIDLAEGHWAAAEKKVLKYVSVSDNRYPAKGSTRDSISGEATLLNYLAAARAAQAQGADQRRDHYLKLAHENHPAADIAVGLTQAELQLKQNQLEQALATLRHLQQLAPKQPQVLQALAKLYKRLGDWEHVLEIAPLLRRHKVMSADAVTELSEQAYLMLLQAADSFSELSDVWRRMPEPYRETETILASYVTRLLEMGESNLAEPLLRHALHRQFSEPLLRLYGKIEGAEPARQLALVESLLLSHARNAVALLTAGRLSLRNKLWGKARSYLEASVNAQPNAEAYNELGNLLERMGESVGAAECFRAGLSLLPGCEQSTPISMELAANPVIALSNEAVSESETVMRKAVAGLRTTTSGESRTAIETAEAASTKDEK, encoded by the coding sequence ATGAAAATACTGCTGATCAGCCTGGTGACATTATTAATAGCGGTGGTGGTCGCCCTGATCGCCATGGAAGATCCCGGCTACATGCTGATCGCGGTTGGAGGCTGGACGGTGGAGACCACCGTGGCATTGAGTGCGGTGATCATCGTGCTGGTATTTGTCACGCTCTATTACAGTATCCGCGCAACCCGGCGGGTATTGTCAGTACCCGAGGGCGTACGGCAGTGGCGAAAACAACGCCGCGAACAGCAGGCGTTAAAATCACTCACCCGTGGCCTGATTGATCTCGCGGAGGGGCATTGGGCAGCCGCGGAAAAGAAGGTGCTGAAATACGTGTCGGTGAGCGATAACCGTTACCCGGCCAAAGGCTCCACCAGGGACTCTATATCAGGTGAGGCGACATTACTCAATTATCTGGCGGCGGCGCGTGCCGCCCAGGCACAGGGCGCAGATCAGCGGCGTGACCACTATCTGAAACTGGCGCATGAGAATCACCCAGCGGCGGATATTGCGGTGGGTCTGACCCAGGCGGAATTGCAGCTTAAGCAGAATCAACTGGAACAGGCGCTGGCAACGCTACGACATCTGCAGCAGCTGGCACCGAAACAGCCGCAGGTATTGCAGGCGCTGGCGAAGCTTTATAAGCGGCTGGGTGATTGGGAACATGTATTGGAAATAGCGCCCTTGTTACGCAGGCATAAAGTGATGTCGGCAGACGCGGTTACCGAGCTTTCAGAACAGGCCTATTTGATGTTATTGCAGGCGGCGGATTCATTCTCCGAACTCTCCGATGTGTGGAGGCGCATGCCCGAGCCCTATCGGGAAACCGAAACCATTCTGGCGAGCTATGTAACACGCCTGCTGGAGATGGGTGAAAGTAATCTGGCCGAGCCATTGCTGCGTCATGCATTGCATCGACAGTTTAGTGAACCCCTGCTGCGGCTATACGGAAAAATAGAAGGCGCGGAGCCTGCTCGCCAATTGGCGCTGGTGGAATCCCTGCTGTTGAGCCATGCGCGAAATGCCGTTGCCCTGTTGACGGCGGGACGTTTGAGTCTGCGTAACAAATTATGGGGCAAGGCGCGCAGTTATCTGGAGGCCAGTGTGAATGCGCAGCCGAATGCGGAGGCCTATAATGAGCTGGGCAACCTGCTGGAGCGCATGGGCGAAAGTGTGGGAGCCGCGGAATGTTTTCGTGCCGGCCTGAGTCTGCTGCCGGGCTGTGAGCAGTCCACTCCGATCAGTATGGAGCTGGCGGCGAACCCGGTGATTGCCCTGTCGAATGAGGCCGTTTCTGAATCAGAGACGGTGATGAGAAAGGCCGTAGCCGGTCTGCGTACCACTACTTCCGGTGAGAGCCGAACCGCTATTGAGACGGCCGAGGCCGCATCTACAAAAGACGAAAAATAG
- a CDS encoding serine/threonine-protein kinase, translated as MTQSDIVLPAGTELEHYRIDQTLNAGGFGIVYLATDLHAELRVVIKEYMPNKLAQRLPDGFVMPQGGQQQEHHNEGMRLFLQEAAALIKLKHPNIVRVLNFFRANGTVYMVMEYRPGKNLQGYIKSRDGNLSETFLKTIFPPLLDGLRLVHETGFLHLDIKPGNIHLCPGGIPLLLDFGAVHPRNTSRKLQVSQVVTAGFSPMEQYNLGGYIGPWTDIYAIGATMRACIEGCAPPSAKTRNEKDKLRSAKSAFKRRYSASLLEALDWAMEMDPLLRPQTVDEFLAVLQREDAAEDNLLDKIVHTLTRPL; from the coding sequence ATGACTCAATCCGACATTGTCCTCCCCGCCGGCACTGAACTGGAACACTACCGGATCGACCAGACCCTGAATGCGGGCGGGTTTGGCATTGTCTACCTCGCCACCGATCTGCACGCCGAGCTGCGGGTGGTGATCAAGGAATACATGCCCAACAAGCTGGCCCAGCGACTGCCCGATGGTTTCGTCATGCCGCAGGGCGGTCAGCAGCAGGAACACCACAATGAGGGCATGCGCCTGTTTCTGCAAGAAGCCGCGGCGCTGATCAAGCTCAAACATCCCAATATTGTGCGGGTGCTGAATTTCTTCCGCGCCAATGGCACCGTTTATATGGTGATGGAATATCGCCCAGGCAAGAACCTGCAGGGTTACATCAAGAGCCGCGACGGTAATCTCAGCGAGACCTTTTTAAAAACGATCTTTCCGCCCCTGCTTGACGGTCTGCGGCTGGTGCATGAGACGGGTTTTCTGCATCTGGACATCAAACCCGGCAATATCCATCTCTGTCCCGGCGGCATTCCGCTGCTGCTCGATTTTGGCGCGGTGCATCCGCGCAACACCAGCCGTAAATTACAAGTCAGCCAGGTGGTCACCGCCGGATTTTCGCCGATGGAGCAATACAATCTTGGCGGCTACATCGGCCCCTGGACCGACATCTACGCGATTGGCGCCACCATGCGGGCCTGCATCGAGGGCTGCGCACCCCCGTCCGCCAAGACCCGCAATGAAAAGGACAAATTACGCTCCGCCAAGTCCGCCTTTAAACGGCGCTATTCGGCCTCCTTGCTGGAGGCGCTGGATTGGGCGATGGAGATGGATCCCCTGTTGCGGCCACAAACGGTCGATGAATTTCTGGCCGTCCTGCAGCGGGAAGATGCCGCCGAAGACAACCTGCTGGACAAGATCGTGCATACCCTGACCCGGCCCCTATAA
- a CDS encoding protein phosphatase 2C domain-containing protein, whose translation MKYQLSKTTRLGNRVVNEDRIGVVEHDNAVLLVLADGMGGYRGGQIASRSLVNRMLRQFQRSTLPVDDPGAYLKELIADAHLAVLRAGNEQYPPIEPRTTCVVCLIQNGCAWWAHVGDSRLYLFRGGKPCMRTTDHSRIEEMRRKGKLSVEELDNHPQRHLVTRCVGYQKHPPIPTVSEKIPLEKYDMILLCSDGLWGPLTEDSLADTLSQNTLDQAVERIAYQAEFRSYPAADNISLITFRWISDEITPPQKPEKVDTEPDELMQTLDALDHALGKQDS comes from the coding sequence ATGAAGTATCAACTCAGCAAGACCACTCGCCTCGGTAATCGTGTTGTCAACGAAGACCGTATCGGTGTTGTCGAACACGACAATGCCGTGTTGCTGGTGCTTGCGGATGGCATGGGCGGCTATCGCGGCGGCCAGATTGCCTCCAGGTCGCTGGTCAATCGTATGTTGCGCCAATTTCAGCGTTCTACCTTACCGGTGGATGATCCTGGCGCCTATCTCAAGGAACTTATCGCGGATGCTCACCTCGCTGTGCTGCGTGCAGGCAATGAGCAGTACCCGCCCATCGAACCTCGTACTACCTGTGTTGTGTGTCTCATCCAGAATGGCTGCGCCTGGTGGGCGCATGTCGGCGACAGTCGCCTGTATCTGTTTCGCGGCGGCAAACCGTGCATGCGCACCACCGATCATTCCCGGATCGAGGAGATGCGTCGCAAGGGTAAACTCAGCGTCGAGGAACTGGACAATCATCCCCAGCGCCATCTGGTCACTCGCTGTGTGGGCTATCAGAAACACCCCCCGATTCCCACCGTCAGCGAAAAGATTCCGCTGGAAAAATACGACATGATCCTGTTGTGCAGTGATGGTCTGTGGGGGCCATTAACCGAGGACAGTCTCGCCGATACCCTGAGCCAGAACACCCTGGATCAGGCAGTAGAGCGCATTGCCTACCAGGCCGAATTTCGCAGCTACCCGGCGGCTGACAACATCAGCCTCATCACCTTCCGCTGGATTTCCGATGAGATTACGCCGCCGCAAAAACCAGAAAAGGTCGACACTGAACCCGATGAATTAATGCAGACGCTGGATGCGCTGGATCACGCCCTGGGCAAACAAGATTCCTGA
- a CDS encoding CDP-6-deoxy-delta-3,4-glucoseen reductase, with translation MSFTVRIEPSGHSFIVESDEPILDAALRHGYAFPYGCRGGGCGACKGRLLSGTVDYGTKRPPALSDEDISRGLALFCQARAMSDLSVEIKEIGAADNLPVKILPTKVQKKEFLSHDVVRLYLKLPDTERLQFRAGQYIDILLPDGRRRSFSLANAPHDDALFELHIRHVEGGNFTGYVMDELHEKDILRIEGPHGSFFLREEAQRPLIFIAGGTGFAPIKGIIEHALAEGLNQPMYLYWGVRAHKDLYLEALPRKWARHLPQFHFVPVFSEPEAASANGSAPAEGMRTGYVHNAVIEDFPAGLAGFDVYACGPPVMVHAALDALKPHGLREDRYFSDAFEFQTPKPE, from the coding sequence ATGAGTTTTACAGTTCGAATTGAGCCCAGCGGCCACAGCTTTATCGTTGAATCCGACGAACCCATTCTAGATGCAGCACTGCGACACGGTTATGCCTTTCCCTACGGTTGTCGCGGTGGTGGCTGCGGCGCCTGTAAGGGCAGGCTGCTCAGCGGCACGGTGGATTATGGCACGAAACGCCCACCCGCCCTCAGCGACGAGGATATCAGCCGGGGCCTGGCGCTGTTTTGTCAGGCCCGCGCAATGTCGGACCTGAGCGTAGAGATCAAGGAGATCGGCGCGGCCGACAACCTGCCCGTCAAAATCCTGCCCACCAAGGTGCAGAAAAAGGAATTTCTTTCGCATGATGTGGTGCGGCTGTACCTGAAACTTCCCGACACCGAGCGACTGCAATTTCGCGCCGGGCAGTATATCGACATCCTGTTACCCGATGGCCGCCGACGCAGCTTTTCGCTCGCCAATGCCCCTCACGATGATGCGCTGTTCGAGCTGCACATTCGGCACGTGGAGGGCGGGAATTTCACCGGCTATGTGATGGATGAACTACACGAGAAGGATATCCTGCGTATTGAGGGTCCGCATGGCAGTTTCTTTCTGCGCGAAGAGGCCCAGCGTCCGCTTATCTTCATCGCCGGCGGTACCGGTTTCGCGCCGATCAAGGGCATTATCGAACACGCCCTGGCCGAGGGTCTGAACCAGCCCATGTATCTGTACTGGGGGGTGCGTGCCCACAAAGACCTCTATCTTGAGGCGCTGCCACGCAAGTGGGCCAGGCACCTGCCACAGTTTCATTTTGTGCCGGTCTTTTCCGAGCCCGAGGCCGCGTCAGCCAACGGCAGCGCCCCTGCTGAGGGAATGCGTACGGGTTATGTGCACAATGCCGTGATCGAGGATTTTCCTGCAGGGCTGGCGGGCTTTGATGTGTATGCCTGTGGTCCGCCGGTAATGGTGCATGCTGCCCTTGATGCCCTCAAACCGCATGGCCTGAGAGAGGATCGCTATTTCTCGGATGCCTTTGAGTTTCAGACACCCAAGCCTGAATAG
- the radC gene encoding DNA repair protein RadC, which yields MPITDWPLQERPREKLLQRGAASLSDAELLAIFLRTGVPGKTAVDLARDLLTRFGSLRALLNADLKQFCEGEGLGQAKYAQLQATVEMARRHFSEILQRGSALENPAQTRDYLMARLRDYSFEVFSCLYLDNRHRVIQFEELFRGTINGASVHPREVVKKALGHNAAAVIFAHNHPSGVAEPSAADREITRQLTAALALVDVRVLDHVVVGDGATVSFAERGLI from the coding sequence ATGCCGATTACCGACTGGCCCCTGCAGGAACGTCCACGGGAGAAGCTGTTGCAGCGCGGCGCGGCGTCGCTGTCGGACGCGGAGTTACTGGCGATATTCCTGCGCACCGGGGTGCCGGGAAAAACCGCGGTCGATCTGGCGCGTGATCTGCTGACCCGGTTTGGCAGTCTGCGGGCACTGCTGAATGCCGACCTGAAACAGTTTTGCGAGGGTGAGGGGCTGGGCCAGGCGAAGTACGCCCAGCTACAGGCGACCGTGGAAATGGCGCGCCGGCACTTTTCAGAAATCCTGCAGCGGGGCAGCGCCCTGGAAAATCCGGCACAGACCCGGGACTATCTGATGGCGCGCCTGCGGGACTATTCCTTTGAGGTGTTTTCCTGTCTGTATCTCGACAACCGGCATCGGGTGATCCAGTTTGAAGAGCTGTTTCGGGGCACCATCAATGGCGCCAGTGTGCATCCACGGGAGGTGGTGAAAAAGGCCCTGGGGCACAATGCCGCGGCGGTGATCTTTGCCCACAACCATCCCTCCGGGGTGGCGGAGCCCAGCGCCGCCGACCGGGAGATTACCCGGCAGCTAACCGCCGCCCTGGCACTGGTGGATGTGCGGGTGCTGGATCATGTAGTGGTGGGGGATGGGGCGACGGTGTCGTTTGCCGAGCGGGGTCTGATCTGA
- a CDS encoding YicC/YloC family endoribonuclease, whose product MTAFSRQEGDTENGQLAWELRSVNHRFSEVSLRLPEECRFLEPTIREQIAKRINRGKIDATLRYQTAVADQQPLELDRALVERVAHATREIDQILYNAAPISALEVLRWPGVLKAPEKGPERLAADALALLDLALTELLDTRAREGEKLQAVIAARCDAIDEQVKVVESRLPEIQQAARARLERRLAEIAGELDPARLEQEIVLLANKSDVDEEIERLKAHVEEVRRVMTQDEPVGRRLDFLMQELNREANTLGSKSVHTDTTRVSVELKVLIEQMREQIQNIE is encoded by the coding sequence ATGACAGCCTTTTCCCGCCAGGAGGGTGACACCGAAAATGGGCAACTTGCATGGGAATTAAGATCGGTCAATCACCGATTTTCTGAAGTCAGCCTGCGGTTACCGGAGGAGTGCCGGTTTCTGGAGCCGACGATTCGCGAGCAGATCGCCAAACGGATAAACCGCGGCAAGATCGATGCGACCCTACGCTATCAGACGGCGGTGGCGGATCAGCAGCCGCTGGAGCTGGATCGGGCGCTGGTGGAACGGGTCGCCCACGCCACCCGTGAAATTGATCAAATTTTATACAATGCGGCCCCGATCAGCGCCCTGGAAGTCCTGCGCTGGCCGGGCGTGCTCAAGGCCCCGGAAAAGGGCCCCGAGCGGCTGGCGGCGGATGCCCTGGCCCTGCTGGATCTGGCGTTGACCGAGCTGCTCGACACCCGGGCGCGGGAGGGGGAAAAGCTCCAGGCGGTGATCGCGGCGCGCTGTGACGCCATCGACGAGCAGGTAAAAGTGGTCGAATCGCGCCTGCCGGAGATCCAGCAGGCCGCGCGCGCCCGGTTGGAACGGCGGCTGGCGGAGATCGCCGGCGAGCTGGACCCGGCGCGGCTAGAGCAGGAGATCGTCCTGCTGGCCAACAAATCGGATGTGGACGAGGAGATTGAGCGCCTCAAGGCCCATGTGGAGGAGGTCCGGCGGGTAATGACGCAGGACGAGCCCGTGGGTCGACGGCTGGATTTTCTGATGCAGGAGCTCAATCGTGAGGCCAATACCCTGGGTTCGAAATCGGTACACACCGATACCACCCGGGTGTCGGTGGAGCTAAAGGTACTGATTGAGCAGATGCGCGAACAGATCCAGAATATTGAGTGA
- a CDS encoding uroporphyrinogen-III C-methyltransferase, whose amino-acid sequence MSDKPVTANSEPAKPEAAKPKAANADATKAGISQESTAKAGPAAGAATKPTETAKHQPAAKKRTDSHRSPLSLLAMLIALLAAGAAGYGLWLLQIQVPLGAQLVKTQAALQTQVAQLEQGLQLSRAELTKQTRAQQVVEDELQTLGTAMQDLSASLGRSTVAWRMAEVEYLLTVANHRLILAQDRETAIAIFETADERIRAIGDTSLLKVRKAIADELQALRALPEVDVAGLALRVGSLLDSVEQLPLRDKNRIAAATRETSAETPPADWQQFALAVWNDLKSLVQVRRHQQPTEPLLPPDQTRHLYQNLSLKLEQARLAVLQRDTALFHQYLTEAEDWIRHYFEAESAAVVNALTTLDTLADSELRPTMPDVSASLRLLREVMQQQRTATRVDSKQGTTE is encoded by the coding sequence ATGAGCGATAAACCCGTAACAGCGAATTCCGAGCCAGCAAAACCCGAGGCCGCGAAACCCAAGGCCGCGAATGCCGATGCCACGAAAGCCGGTATCAGCCAGGAATCGACCGCGAAGGCTGGGCCTGCGGCTGGCGCCGCCACAAAGCCGACGGAGACGGCCAAACACCAGCCGGCGGCGAAAAAGAGGACAGACAGCCATCGCTCCCCGCTATCCCTGCTGGCGATGTTGATTGCCCTGCTCGCCGCGGGTGCCGCCGGTTATGGGCTCTGGCTGTTACAGATACAGGTGCCCCTCGGCGCGCAGCTGGTGAAAACCCAGGCTGCCTTGCAGACACAGGTCGCCCAGCTGGAACAGGGCTTGCAGCTCAGCCGCGCAGAATTGACGAAGCAGACGCGTGCACAGCAGGTGGTAGAGGATGAACTGCAGACGCTGGGCACGGCGATGCAGGATCTGTCGGCCAGCCTGGGCCGCAGCACCGTGGCCTGGCGCATGGCGGAGGTCGAGTATCTATTGACGGTGGCGAATCACCGCCTGATCCTGGCACAGGACCGTGAAACCGCAATCGCGATTTTTGAGACCGCCGATGAGCGCATCAGGGCGATTGGTGACACCTCGTTATTGAAGGTGCGCAAGGCAATAGCGGACGAATTACAGGCCCTGCGCGCGCTGCCTGAAGTGGATGTTGCGGGACTGGCGCTGCGCGTCGGCAGCCTGCTCGACAGTGTTGAACAGTTACCCCTGCGGGATAAAAACCGCATCGCCGCCGCAACCCGGGAGACTAGCGCAGAAACACCGCCGGCCGACTGGCAGCAGTTTGCGTTGGCCGTGTGGAACGATCTCAAAAGCCTGGTGCAGGTACGCCGTCACCAGCAGCCAACCGAGCCGTTACTGCCGCCAGACCAGACTCGACACCTCTATCAGAATCTCAGCCTCAAGCTCGAACAGGCACGCCTCGCCGTGCTGCAACGTGACACTGCGCTATTCCACCAATACCTCACGGAGGCAGAGGACTGGATACGGCATTATTTTGAGGCCGAATCCGCGGCGGTGGTCAATGCGCTGACGACGTTGGACACGCTGGCCGATAGTGAACTGCGGCCGACGATGCCGGATGTGAGTGCATCGCTGCGTCTGCTACGAGAAGTCATGCAGCAGCAACGAACCGCGACGCGGGTCGATAGCAAGCAGGGCACAACAGAATGA
- the coaBC gene encoding bifunctional phosphopantothenoylcysteine decarboxylase/phosphopantothenate--cysteine ligase CoaBC, translating into MNSLSNKHILLGVSGSIAAYKAAELVRQLRAAQAEVRVVLTEGGAEFVTPLTFQALSGNPVHTALLDTGAEAAMGHIELARWADAVVIAPASANFIARLAQGRADDLLSALCLATAAPIAIAPAMNQQMWANPATQQNLRQLGERGIHQFGPDSGDQACGEVGPGRMLEAEPLANLTAGLFESGSLAGRTVLITAGPTQEAIDPVRYLSNRSSGKMGYAIAQAAAEAGATVTLISGPSALATPPRVRRIDVRSAQQMFDAVMQQAKHSDIFISAAAVADYRPVQVVGHKIKKDADSINLQLQRNPDILAEVAALKHGPYTVGFAAETENLEQHAREKLQRKNLDMIAANLVAENMGFESDDNALLIITADSLQQLATASKTSLARQLIDAIARNLTPAPTAHNLK; encoded by the coding sequence ATGAACAGCCTCAGCAACAAGCACATCCTACTCGGCGTTAGCGGCTCCATCGCCGCCTACAAGGCCGCCGAGCTGGTGCGCCAACTCAGGGCGGCGCAGGCCGAGGTGCGCGTGGTGCTCACCGAGGGCGGCGCCGAATTCGTTACCCCGCTGACCTTTCAGGCCCTGTCGGGCAACCCGGTACACACGGCCCTGCTCGACACCGGGGCCGAGGCCGCCATGGGCCATATCGAACTGGCGCGCTGGGCCGACGCGGTGGTCATCGCCCCGGCCAGCGCCAATTTCATCGCCCGCCTGGCCCAGGGTCGCGCCGACGATCTGCTCAGCGCCCTCTGTCTGGCCACGGCGGCACCCATCGCCATCGCCCCCGCCATGAATCAGCAGATGTGGGCCAATCCCGCTACCCAGCAAAACCTGCGCCAGCTCGGCGAGCGGGGCATACACCAGTTCGGTCCCGACAGCGGCGATCAGGCCTGTGGCGAGGTCGGCCCCGGCCGCATGCTGGAGGCGGAACCCCTGGCCAACCTAACCGCGGGTTTGTTTGAGAGCGGGTCGCTTGCCGGTCGCACCGTGCTCATCACCGCCGGCCCTACCCAGGAGGCCATCGATCCTGTGCGTTATCTCAGCAATCGCAGCTCCGGCAAGATGGGCTACGCCATCGCCCAGGCCGCTGCCGAGGCCGGCGCCACGGTGACCCTGATCAGCGGACCCAGCGCGCTGGCCACACCGCCGCGGGTCAGGCGTATCGACGTGCGTAGCGCGCAGCAAATGTTTGATGCCGTCATGCAGCAAGCTAAACACAGCGACATCTTCATCAGCGCCGCCGCAGTGGCCGACTATCGACCCGTGCAGGTCGTTGGCCACAAAATCAAAAAAGACGCGGACAGTATCAACCTGCAACTGCAACGCAATCCCGACATCCTCGCCGAGGTCGCCGCACTAAAACACGGCCCCTATACCGTCGGCTTCGCTGCCGAGACAGAGAACCTCGAACAACACGCACGGGAAAAACTACAAAGAAAAAATCTCGACATGATTGCCGCCAATCTGGTGGCTGAGAATATGGGCTTTGAAAGCGACGACAACGCCCTGCTGATCATCACGGCGGATAGCCTGCAGCAGCTTGCCACGGCATCCAAGACCAGCCTGGCCCGGCAGTTGATCGACGCCATCGCCCGCAACCTAACACCCGCACCTACAGCCCATAACCTAAAATAG
- a CDS encoding uroporphyrinogen-III synthase, translating to MSTPETDLSGITVAVTRPAHQAESLCHSIQALGGTALRLPVIAIGPCTAADAQRLAEQLRRLDEYQLAIFISANAVSATLQQLPPGQVWPATVAIAAVGQATARAINAQGSAHGLVVSLVSPEPYNSEALLSLEPMQNLQGQRVIIFRGKGGREWLGDTLQARGATVEYAECYQRVTPATDMSPLFQLWEAAVRVPIVVTSNEGLENLHAMVGESHLQSLLKSPLIVVSQRAVDLAESLGFKQKPVVAKTASDEALLSAIKWWKRHER from the coding sequence ATGTCGACCCCCGAGACGGATCTGTCGGGTATCACGGTCGCCGTCACCCGGCCGGCGCACCAGGCAGAATCCCTCTGTCACTCCATCCAGGCCCTGGGCGGCACCGCGTTACGTCTGCCGGTGATCGCCATCGGCCCCTGTACGGCTGCCGATGCGCAGAGGCTGGCGGAACAGCTCCGCCGGCTCGACGAATATCAGCTGGCCATCTTCATCAGCGCCAACGCCGTTTCCGCCACTCTGCAACAGCTGCCACCCGGACAAGTCTGGCCGGCAACGGTCGCGATCGCCGCCGTGGGTCAGGCCACCGCCCGGGCGATCAACGCACAAGGAAGCGCCCACGGACTGGTGGTATCGCTGGTCTCCCCCGAACCCTACAATAGTGAGGCCCTGCTGAGCCTGGAGCCGATGCAGAACCTGCAGGGCCAGCGCGTGATCATCTTCCGTGGCAAGGGGGGGCGAGAATGGCTCGGCGACACATTACAGGCGCGAGGCGCGACGGTGGAATACGCGGAGTGTTATCAGCGCGTAACGCCGGCCACAGACATGAGCCCATTGTTCCAGTTATGGGAGGCGGCTGTGCGAGTGCCGATTGTGGTGACCAGTAATGAGGGCCTGGAAAACCTGCATGCAATGGTGGGTGAGTCTCATCTACAATCACTCCTGAAGTCGCCGCTGATTGTCGTCAGTCAGCGCGCAGTAGACCTGGCTGAGTCGCTGGGATTTAAACAAAAACCCGTGGTGGCAAAAACGGCAAGTGATGAGGCCCTTTTGTCGGCCATCAAGTGGTGGAAGAGACATGAGCGATAA